Proteins encoded together in one Lagopus muta isolate bLagMut1 chromosome 3, bLagMut1 primary, whole genome shotgun sequence window:
- the NOL7 gene encoding nucleolar protein 7, with amino-acid sequence MVRRHEEAAVPAGPAAAPLSSEDDEAPEELSFGTARAEAEAKRKLVGEAARRHRELLKEKRRRRQELFTEQKRRKLLPEALLQELAAAPLARAEEPSPAAAPDKRPEGESAKQSEDRIPGQVKKGKAGGTRSKGNYIAVHLKDENLTGLHQQTAKDFIHSQLYGPGTNRTSANEFFSIANKKDPVKKAAVQFVDKSWGLEKKQRATKFTKYWVARKVTSTL; translated from the exons ATGGTGCGGCGGCACGAGGAGGCGGCGGTCCCCGCGGGCCCGGCCGCCGCGCCGCTCTCGTCCGAGGATGACGAAGCCCCCGAGGAGCTGTCCTTCGGCACGGCGAGAGCAGAGGCCGAGGCCAAGAGGAAGCTGGTGGGGGAGGCGGCTCGGAG gCACCgggagctgctgaaggagaagcggcggcggcggcaggaGCTGTTCACGGAGCAGAAG AGAAGGAAGCTGCTGCCCGAAGCcctcctgcaggagctggccGCCGCGCCGCTTGCTCG AGCAGAAGAGCCGAGCCCCGCGGCTGCACCAG ATAAACGCCCTGAAGGGGAGTCTGCAAAACAGAGTGAAGACCGCATCCCAGGACAGGTCAAGAAAGGCAAAGCAGGAGGCACCAG GTCAAAAGGAAACTATATTGCTGTGCACTTGAAAGATGAGAACTTAACAGGCCTCCACCAACAAACAGCAAAAGACTTCATACACAGTCAGCTCTACGGCCCCGGCACCAACCGCACAAGCG caaatgaatttttttccattgcaaacAAGAAAGACCCAGTTaaaaaagctgcagttcagTTTGTGGACAAATCTTGGG ggctagaaaaaaagcaaagagcaacAAAGTTCACAAAATACTGGGTCGCAAGAAAGGTGACAAGTACACTTTGA
- the SIRT5 gene encoding NAD-dependent protein deacylase sirtuin-5, mitochondrial isoform X1 — protein MADFREVFAKAKHIAIITGAGVSAESGVPTFRGAGGFWRKWQAQELATPGAFARNPSRVWEFYHYRREVMLSKHPNAAHIAIAECEKRLRKQGRSVVVITQNIDELHRKAGTKHLLEIHGSLFKTRCTNCGNVTANYKSPICPALAGKGAPDPETEDATIPVEELPQCEEDGCHGLLRPHVVWFGEALDPDILTAVEKELELCDLCLVVGTSSVVYPAAMFAPQVSSRGVPVAEFNMEATPATDRFRFHFQGPCGTTLPPALARHESEIIA, from the exons ATGGCTGATTTCCGAGAAGTGTTTGCCAAAGCAAAGCATATCGCCATCATTACCGGAGCCGGTGTGAGTGCCGAGAGCGGCGTTCCTACCTTCAGAGGGGCCGGAGGCTTTTGGAGAAAGTGGCAAGCACAG GAGTTGGCCACTCCCGGGGCGTTTGCACGCAACCCTTCTCGCGTGTGGGAATTCTATCATTACCGCCGCGAGGTCATGCTGAGCAAACATCCCAACGCTGCTCATATCGCCATTGCTGAGTGTGAAAAGCGACTGAGAAAGCAAGGCAGGAGCGTGGTGGTCATCACCCAGAATATCGATGAACTGCACAGGAAGGCGGGCACAAAGCACCTCCTGGAGATTCATG gaaGCTTATTTAAAACTCGATGCACCAACTGTGGAAATGTGACTGCGAATTACAAGAGTCCGATCTGCCCAGCGTTGGCTGGGAAAGG GGCTCCAGATCCAGAAACAGAAGATGCCACAATTCCAGTTGAAGAACTTCCTCA GTGCGAGGAAGATGGCTGTCACGGCCTTCTTCGTCCCCACGTTGTGTGGTTTGGTGAAGCCCTGGATCCAGATATTCTCACAGCGGTGGAGAAGGAACTCGAACTATGCGACCTCTGCTTGGTG GTGGGAACCTCCTCCGTGGTGTACCCTGCTGCCATGTTCGCCCCCCAGGTGTCCTCCAGAGGAGTGCCGGTGGCGGAATTCAACATGGAAGCCACTCCTGCAACAGACAGGTTCAG GTTCCACTTCCAGGGCCCCTGCGGGACCACGCTGCCGCCTGCGCTGGCCCGGCACGAGTCCGAGATCATCGCCTGa
- the SIRT5 gene encoding NAD-dependent protein deacylase sirtuin-5, mitochondrial isoform X2 yields MSLAGRAARRLLAQVHGAPKAASKKLSFCWEMARPSSNMADFREVFAKAKHIAIITGAGVSAESGVPTFRGAGGFWRKWQAQELATPGAFARNPSRVWEFYHYRREVMLSKHPNAAHIAIAECEKRLRKQGRSVVVITQNIDELHRKAGTKHLLEIHGSLFKTRCTNCGNVTANYKSPICPALAGKGAPDPETEDATIPVEELPQCEEDGCHGLLRPHVVWFGEALDPDILTAVEKELELCDLCLVVGTSSVVYPAAMFAPQVSSRGVPVAEFNMEATPATDRFRFHFQGPCGTTLPPALARHESEIIA; encoded by the exons ATGAGTCTCGCTGGACGCGCCGCCCGGAGGCTGCTCGCCCAGGTGCACGGTGCTCCCAAAGCTGCTTCCAAGAAACTCAGCTTCTGCTGGGAAATGGCTCGGCCCAGTTCGA ACATGGCTGATTTCCGAGAAGTGTTTGCCAAAGCAAAGCATATCGCCATCATTACCGGAGCCGGTGTGAGTGCCGAGAGCGGCGTTCCTACCTTCAGAGGGGCCGGAGGCTTTTGGAGAAAGTGGCAAGCACAG GAGTTGGCCACTCCCGGGGCGTTTGCACGCAACCCTTCTCGCGTGTGGGAATTCTATCATTACCGCCGCGAGGTCATGCTGAGCAAACATCCCAACGCTGCTCATATCGCCATTGCTGAGTGTGAAAAGCGACTGAGAAAGCAAGGCAGGAGCGTGGTGGTCATCACCCAGAATATCGATGAACTGCACAGGAAGGCGGGCACAAAGCACCTCCTGGAGATTCATG gaaGCTTATTTAAAACTCGATGCACCAACTGTGGAAATGTGACTGCGAATTACAAGAGTCCGATCTGCCCAGCGTTGGCTGGGAAAGG GGCTCCAGATCCAGAAACAGAAGATGCCACAATTCCAGTTGAAGAACTTCCTCA GTGCGAGGAAGATGGCTGTCACGGCCTTCTTCGTCCCCACGTTGTGTGGTTTGGTGAAGCCCTGGATCCAGATATTCTCACAGCGGTGGAGAAGGAACTCGAACTATGCGACCTCTGCTTGGTG GTGGGAACCTCCTCCGTGGTGTACCCTGCTGCCATGTTCGCCCCCCAGGTGTCCTCCAGAGGAGTGCCGGTGGCGGAATTCAACATGGAAGCCACTCCTGCAACAGACAGGTTCAG GTTCCACTTCCAGGGCCCCTGCGGGACCACGCTGCCGCCTGCGCTGGCCCGGCACGAGTCCGAGATCATCGCCTGa